In the genome of Daucus carota subsp. sativus chromosome 9, DH1 v3.0, whole genome shotgun sequence, the window ATGGATTGTAACCGCTTTATGGCAACCACAGTAGGTCCATTTTCAAAAGTACCCTTGTAAACCTTCCCGAACCCACCTTCTCCAATGACCAGTTCATCGCAGAAATTTGATGTCGCCTTTTGCATCTGATCAAGTGAGAAACGATGACACAATCCTTGAAGAGACAATGATAAGAGCCCTTGGTTCTCCTCCACAAACTCAGCTTCTTGATCTTGTCGAAACTTATAAACCACACAGCTCAAGATAGTGATGAGAATAATCACACCATTTACAATGATGTTTGTATATCCGAATAAAAATTCCAAATCTTGTGTCATTGTAAATTTGTACCACAACTGCAGGAAGACTATAAGTACTGTAAGACAATAAATTTTGTAACAACACTTGATCCAACCTCTCAATTCTTTAGAAAAATGAACAAGATAAAGGATTTATTTCATGAATATCAAGCTGTGGTTGACTGACTTCTTTAGCTAGTGGAGGTCAACAACACACAAGAACCAAACTTTGTCCCGGAAACACTGAGTCAAACCTGAACTTAATTTTCTTTCTCTAAATTTAGAAACTGAGACAAGTCAAATTTCTGACAGCTAGACCAATCTGTGGTTCAGAAAACATGCGTGGGAAGTGATCTCATGATCTCCTAATTTAGAGGCAAACAAGGTACACAGGATTGCTATTGACTCATCAGTATTAAGTCCAAGCCTGTTTGGGTGagcttatgacttatgacttaacgtgatttatgacttaacgtgatttATGTGATATAAGCTGAGAgattaaaatgtctgtttgggtaattttgacttattaatgacttatgagttattaaaaatataataataaaaataaaaatgatttatgtgtAACTTATGACTTAGGAGTAATtcttatcaaaattaaaatcaaaaaaatttagttaccgcaaaaagtacctcaaactaacttctgactTTAAGTTAGTTTCTGGCTTATTTCATATTAAGCTgatttctgacttattacacaaacagacatttttcaacTCAAAGCCAGAGATGACTTCAAGCCCGGGCAAACACGCTCCAAGTCTTTGTGTTCCAGAATGTTGTCTACTTCCTTCACTAACAAATTACAAATAGTTAAAACCCTCTTCTCCCAAACTGTGTCTTTACCCATTTGTTTACAATTAGGAAGAaaaaagtggtgggactcaAGACTGACCCATGTCTAATTTATAGCTTTAAAATGATGGATgtgatttatgtttatattataaaggtttaaaaattttagaaaatttagaAGTATAAAAAATATGGAGGCACATCCATAAATGAAAATGTTAAGAATTGATTGGACTTTTGTAATTTTTGCATATCAGAGAGTAGACAAACCTTGTGCAGGTTTGAGCCCCAGAGATGCCCAGCAGAACATAGTCAAATTTGCATGCTAACTGGGAGTTAGTTCACAACTCGTTCACAAAGAAATCTGAGAGACTTCAATCTCACTACTGAGGCAGTTCAATATCCCTTGGTTCCCTCAACAAAGAGTGCCCCGCATTTATCTTCCATGTTTTTCAGAAAACAACTGTGAAATCGGTTAGAGCAAATGAACAATCAAATGAAAACTTTGTTTCTCTTAGGAATTTTATCAAACATTTCATGTGATCCACAACTGCAGCTGCAGGAAGACAACAAATCTTGCAATAACAACAAAACTCCAAGTCCAACCTCTCTATTGTTCAGAAAAATGAACAAGATACACGATTCGTTTCATAAATATCAAGCTGTGGTTGACTGACACCTTCAGCTTATGGAGGTCAACAACACACAAGAAGCGAACTTTCTCCCAGCAAGCCAAGTCAAATTTGCATGCTACCTAGGAGTGAGTACACTACTCGTTGAAAAAGAATTCTGAGAAATGTTATCTAGATCTAAGTTATTCATGTAAAAATTGTTTTCATATTGGTATAAACTGGGATCCTTTGGCTGAGGCAGTTCAATATCACTAGTGAGCATCAAAACCACCGTGGACATGGTCGGCCTGTCTTCTGGACGTGGTTGCACACACAATAGCCCAATTTGAATTGCTCGAATCAGTTGAGATTGATCATATGATCCCATGGCTTCTTCAAACATTAATAGTACCATAAATTTTATGGTTTGATGGACACGCCATGCCTATAATTAGATACTATAACTCtgagttatattatataaaaaagaaaaatttacaCATTCTATGAACTCCAAACTAAAACTGGGCACTTACATTACCGAGAAACCCAAGGTTGTTGTCGAAAAAATCTAACGTTTTCATTCCACATATTATCTCTAGCACTATTACACCGAAGCTGTAAACATCATATTTTTCTGAGACTATCCCGTTAAGTAAATACTCTGGAGACATGTAGACCCTGCAGAAACCCATGAAGATtgttaactaaaatttataaccATTAGTTGGGAGCagatacttaaaaagtttgGCTGAAATTATTACAAATTTCCATAGACACTTGCGCTTGATATACATTCACTTTCCCCAAAAACCTTGGCTAATCTGaagtctgaaatttttggaGTCATCTCAGAGTCAAGCAGAATATTGCTGGAGTTCAGATTTCTATGGATGATTCTCGGTCTAGAGCTTTTATGAAAATAGAGGATTCCTCTAGCTATACCATTTATGATGTTGCAGCGCATTGGCCAATCCATTGATTCTTTGTCTGTTCCAAGTCAAATATACATAAGAGATCATGGTTGTAACAAATTACATCCGAAATGGCTAATATCAGTATCATATATATCCACGGAAAAAAGGGAGGCATTATTAACACCTCGAAAATATAACTACCTTAAAGAAGATAATCAAAACTGTAGTTGGGCAGATATTATGCGTGAGAAAGATTATTATCGACGCTGTTGCTTGGGCATTCTCATCATTACTCTCACTACACATCAATCCTGATTCTTGATGTATACATTGTTTTAATAAGTTACTAATTAGTTATTTATATCAATTCAAtttaaaaatgtttgtttgattCCGAAGTAGTCAGCGAAGAAAGGCACTTTTCATGAAAATGTTATAAAAAGCTTCAAAGTGTACAAATGCAAACCTTTCAGAtaacaatgtatattttttcGTCTGGGGAGTTTATGTGACAAGTGTACATAAAATAATACAAGATGGCTTATATGTTAACATCCCTGGTTCATAGTATACTTTAAACTTCGACAAGTACATGATTTTTAACAGGTAGGAAAATATTTACAGGACTAGAGGTCTAGAAAAAGATTGGGAAACTCACTGTTCAAATGATTTTTCAAGTTGCTCTGAGGCATGAAGTCATATACTAGAAGTTGATCATCTTCTTTATAGCTGTACCCGAGCAATCTCACAACATTAGGATGACAGAGATTCCCCAGAGAGTTAATTTCTGCCTGTGGTCAAAGATGTGGCAAAAATGTTAGTCAGCTAGCTTACtctaattttgaacaaaaaCTAAGTTAATAAACTGACAAATCCTAAGATAACAGATTTAAAGTAATTTTTGCGGAAAAATACTTTAAATTTCAGAAAAGCTTAATGCTTACCAACCACTGCCGGCAATCTTGGGAATCGGTGAGATGTAATCTCTTTACTGCAATGGCCAGGCCAGTACCCCATTCTCCAGCAGCAAATGTGTTCTCATCAACCCAGCCTTTGAAAACTACATAAGCACCATTACCAATTTTACTGTCAGGATGAAAATTCCTAGTAGCTACACGAAGCTCGTCAAATGAGAAACTCTTCAACTTTGATGGCTTCAGAACTTTAATGATGGGTCTCATTGTATTGCCTGAAAGAGGGAAATCAAATAAACTCTTGAATTTGTATTGTcaatattttatagaaaatgCTTATCGAAATTCATATACTCAAGCCTTGTTTTGAAGGCTGTTACATCTGACTTGGGAAATAGGTTTCTACTTTCTAGTCTTCCATTGTTCCAAGTAGATCATAGTTTTCAGTTTTCACCAATGATGTGCTGGTTTAAGGAGGTATATCTATGACATAATACCAACAAATATGCAGAAGCCGTCCtctattacatatataaattccaCAGTTAAGATGGCTTCACAGGTTAGTTGAAACAAATCACTGATATTGCTTCATCCAGGTAATTTATTGGCACATAGAAATAAAAGAGGAATTGATGTTTACCTGAGAACGCCCGGGCTCTAACTGAAAGAAGGCCAATTATCCTCTTTCTGAATGTCATCCCAACAGAAGACTGCTTTTTGCGATGGCAACTATTAGACAATATAGTCCTTTCTGAATATTCATATTCTACACTGTGGTTAGCATCGTTCCCCTCATGTATCAAATAATCTACGTCTTTGGTATGATCAATAGGCAATATATCGACTAAAGGATAATATGCACTTTTTTTTTGCAATGTCAAAGCTAATTCAAGACCCGCCAGAACATCAGCCATAGTAGGACGGAGCTTAGGCTGGAAATTCAAACACATGATAGCAACGTCCACGTATGCTTTTAAGGAATTGAAGGATATGTTCCCCTTGATTCTGTGATCAGCTAGCTTGTCCAGGATCCCCTCTTTGAAGCAGTGTTGTGCCCAATTAGCTAGATTCATTTGCTCTTCATCTAGACTCGTATCCACTACTGGTCTTCCACACAAGACCTCAAATAACACTACACCAAATGCGTAGACATCAGATTTTGTGGATAATGTGTGAGTCGATACATAGTATGGATCTAGATAACCACGTGTGCCTTTGACATGAGCGCTTACATGTGTTGACGTCTGATTTGCTGGACCTATTTTCGACAGTCCAAAGTCTGAAATTTTAGCTCCCAAAGTATCATCCAGTAGAATGTTGTTAGTCTTGACATCTCTATGTATAATTCTGTTCCCAATGCTTGTACCACTGTGAAGGTAGTCTAGTCCATGTGCTGCCCCAATGCAAATCTTGATCCGCTGCATCCATGATAGAGGACGTAAAGAGGTATCACCTTTTCTCGATCTTTTATGCAGATGATCAGCAAGGCTTCCATGAGACATAAGATCATAGACCAGGATCATCTCCTCACATTCATCACAATAGCCAATGAAAGACACTATGTTGCTGTTTTGGAACTGGGAAAGCACCTCAATCTCTGTGCGGAACTCCTTAATTCCTTGATTGGACCCTGATTTCAACCGCTTTATTGCAACTTGTCTGTTGCCAAAGTATCTGAGTCCTTTGTAAACCTTCCCAAATCCGCCTTTTCCAATCACTAGTTTCTCATCAAAGTTGTTTGTTGCCGACTGCATGACTCTAAGTCGAAAACGCCTACATTTTTCTGGTACAGAC includes:
- the LOC108201815 gene encoding LRR receptor-like serine/threonine-protein kinase RGI2 isoform X1; the protein is MSVPEKCRRFRLRVMQSATNNFDEKLVIGKGGFGKVYKGLRYFGNRQVAIKRLKSGSNQGIKEFRTEIEVLSQFQNSNIVSFIGYCDECEEMILVYDLMSHGSLADHLHKRSRKGDTSLRPLSWMQRIKICIGAAHGLDYLHSGTSIGNRIIHRDVKTNNILLDDTLGAKISDFGLSKIGPANQTSTHVSAHVKGTRGYLDPYYVSTHTLSTKSDVYAFGVVLFEVLCGRPVVDTSLDEEQMNLANWAQHCFKEGILDKLADHRIKGNISFNSLKAYVDVAIMCLNFQPKLRPTMADVLAGLELALTLQKKSAYYPLVDILPIDHTKDVDYLIHEGNDANHSVEYEYSERTILSNSCHRKKQSSVGMTFRKRIIGLLSVRARAFSGNTMRPIIKVLKPSKLKSFSFDELRVATRNFHPDSKIGNGAYVVFKGWVDENTFAAGEWGTGLAIAVKRLHLTDSQDCRQWLAEINSLGNLCHPNVVRLLGYSYKEDDQLLVYDFMPQSNLKNHLNNKESMDWPMRCNIINGIARGILYFHKSSRPRIIHRNLNSSNILLDSEMTPKISDFRLAKVFGESECISSASVYGNLVYMSPEYLLNGIVSEKYDVYSFGVIVLEIICGMKTLDFFDNNLGFLGNAWRVHQTIKFMVLLMFEEAMGSYDQSQLIRAIQIGLLCVQPRPEDRPTMSTVVLMLTSDIELPQPKDPSLYQYENNFYMNNLDLDNISQNSFSTSSVLTPR
- the LOC108201815 gene encoding G-type lectin S-receptor-like serine/threonine-protein kinase At2g19130 isoform X2; its protein translation is MSVPEKCRRFRLRVMQSATNNFDEKLVIGKGGFGKVYKGLRYFGNRQVAIKRLKSGSNQGIKEFRTEIEVLSQFQNSNIVSFIGYCDECEEMILVYDLMSHGSLADHLHKRSRKGDTSLRPLSWMQRIKICIGAAHGLDYLHSGTSIGNRIIHRDVKTNNILLDDTLGAKISDFGLSKIGPANQTSTHVSAHVKGTRGYLDPYYVSTHTLSTKSDVYAFGVVLFEVLCGRPVVDTSLDEEQMNLANWAQHCFKEGILDKLADHRIKGNISFNSLKAYVDVAIMCLNFQPKLRPTMADVLAGLELALTLQKKSAYYPLVDILPIDHTKDVDYLIHEGNDANHSVEYEYSERTILSNSCHRKKQSSVGMTFRKRIIGLLSVRARAFSGNTMRPIIKVLKPSKLKSFSFDELRVATRNFHPDSKIGNGAYVVFKGWVDENTFAAGEWGTGLAIAVKRLHLTDSQDCRQWLAEINSLGNLCHPNVVRLLGYSYKEDDQLLVYDFMPQSNLKNHLNNKESMDWPMRCNIINGIARGILYFHKSSRPRIIHRNLNSSNILLDSEMTPKISDFRLAKVFGESECISSASVYGNLVYMSPEYLLNGIVSEKYDVYSFGVIVLEIICGMKTLDFFDNNLGFLGNYLIIGMACPSNHKIYGTINV